The following coding sequences lie in one Manis pentadactyla isolate mManPen7 chromosome 19, mManPen7.hap1, whole genome shotgun sequence genomic window:
- the TSTD1 gene encoding thiosulfate:glutathione sulfurtransferase isoform X2, which produces MAGVSELESALQMEPAAFQALYSAEKPKLEDENLIFFCQIGKRGLQATQLAQGLGYTGARNYAGAYREWFQKEGLGSRRFTDCLPPLARHGP; this is translated from the exons ATGGCTGGAG TGTCCGAGTTGGAAAGTGCCCTGCAGATGGAGCCAGCTGCTTTCCAGGCTTTGTACTCCGCTGAGAAGCCAAAGCTGGAAGATGAGAACCTCATTTTCTTCTGTCAAATAGGCAAGCGGGGCTTGCAGGCCACGCAGTTGGCTCAGGGTCTTGGATACACAGG GGCTCGCAACTATGCAGGGGCCTATAGAGAGTGGTTCCAGAAAGAAGGTTTAGGTAGCAGGAGGTTCACTGATTGCCTCCCTCCCCTCGCCCGTCATGGACCTTAA
- the TSTD1 gene encoding thiosulfate:glutathione sulfurtransferase isoform X1, translating to MAGAPTVSLPELRSLLASGRARLIDVRSREEAAAGTIPGALNIPVSELESALQMEPAAFQALYSAEKPKLEDENLIFFCQIGKRGLQATQLAQGLGYTGARNYAGAYREWFQKEGLGSRRFTDCLPPLARHGP from the exons ATGGCTGGAG CGCCCACGGTCTCACTCCCTGAACTCCGTTCGCTTTTGGCCTCGGGCCGGGCCCGGCTCATCGATGTGAGATCTCGGGAGGAGGCGGCAGCTGGGACCATTCCTGGGGCGCTCAACATCCCGG TGTCCGAGTTGGAAAGTGCCCTGCAGATGGAGCCAGCTGCTTTCCAGGCTTTGTACTCCGCTGAGAAGCCAAAGCTGGAAGATGAGAACCTCATTTTCTTCTGTCAAATAGGCAAGCGGGGCTTGCAGGCCACGCAGTTGGCTCAGGGTCTTGGATACACAGG GGCTCGCAACTATGCAGGGGCCTATAGAGAGTGGTTCCAGAAAGAAGGTTTAGGTAGCAGGAGGTTCACTGATTGCCTCCCTCCCCTCGCCCGTCATGGACCTTAA